A window from Pangasianodon hypophthalmus isolate fPanHyp1 chromosome 16, fPanHyp1.pri, whole genome shotgun sequence encodes these proteins:
- the LOC113545557 gene encoding hormonally up-regulated neu tumor-associated kinase homolog A isoform X1: protein MPTPVKSSLDGVTCDLGELEQVERAVPAGLGKVPRDLVRNFPHTKRVGSYLVGKMINKGSFAKVMEGMHISTGEKVAIKVIDKKKARQDAYVLKNMKREPRIHQMIRHPNIVLLLETLETENCYYMAMELCAGGDLMDRICERKRLEEREVRRYTRQILSAVDHLHTHGIVHRDLKIENFLLDEHNNIKIVDFGLSNTLKLDSLSPELLNTQCGSPAYAAPELLAHRKYGPKVDVWSVGVSMFAMMTGTLPFTVEPFNIKQLHQKMINGEISTIPSDISKGAVQFVLSLLEPDPSKRLSVKAALEESWLNEGYTKRPLHTVVYKNRLHPEDLNSAVLNYMTEDLGYGISDIIHTVINNKPSTILATYQLLLKKLSRHQKGSKSIKKLESSEWNLRNKPGWNERSNTSERSQQQKTQSETSNERSQRQSSKTQKIPSQDRDSLRRPEEVITQKQSSSEQRASTPTNQPTDVFNSNDTAINMETRESLFPEVPVLGEREVVHALPLKCPCKVGSSSKLCNCTSCDAPIILESKKDSSKAPPKDHDLRPIHSENCSREDPVHRHDDKLEKIQMFYSEKAVSPRMHLDSKAGQRFKDLLLAIEEKTHTARHLSTMESALQTAPLPRLRHRTIKDISPRKVVWAGLKHHTGPSTGSSPFLVNGSKPPVFLSQRQQALVIKSLRYSKEKRNTGPGGGRTLGIPENTAKTQHFVPLRTSQRRDTNLNLPMLHSNFQSKEKKTEVLRLDFG, encoded by the exons ATGCCCACTCCGGTCAAGTCGTCTTTAGATGGTGTGACATGTGACTTGGGGGAGCTGGAGCAGGTGGAGCGGGCAGTCCCAGCAGGTTTGGGGAAAGTGCCCAGAGACTTGGTGAGAAACTTCCCACATACTAAACGCGTGGGCAGCTACCTGGTGGGCAAAATGATCAACAAGGGCTCATTTGCTAAGGTGATGGAGGGTATGCACATCAGCACGGGTGAGAag GTGGCCATTAAAGTAATCGATAAGAAGAAGGCACGGCAAGATGCATACGTGTTGAAAAATATGAAACGTGAGCCGAGGATCCACCAGATGATCCGTCACCCCAACATCGTCCTTCTGCTGGAGACCCTGGAGACTGAGAACTGCTACTACATGGCCATGGAGCTGTGTGCCGGAGGAGACCTGATGGACAGAATCTGTGAACGCAAACGTCTGGAGGAGAGGGAGGTCCGCCGATACACACGGCAGATCCTGTCCGCTGTTGATCATTTGCATACACACGGCATAGTGCACAG GGATCTGAAAATTGAGAACTTTCTCCTGGATGAACACAACAATATTAAGATAGTGg ACTTTGGTCTCAGTAACACTCTGAAGCTAGACTCTCTCTCCCCGGAGCTGTTAAACACTCAGTGTGGAAGTCCTGCATACGCTGCCCCAGAGCTTCTTGCACACAGGAAGTATGGCCCTAAAGTGGACGTATGGTCTGT aggtgTGAGTATGTTTGCCATGATGACAGGTACTCTTCCCTTCACCGTAGAGCCATTCAACATAAAGCAACTTCATCAAAAAATGATTAATGGAGAAATCAGCACAATCCCATCTGACATTAGtaaag GGGCGGTGCAGTTTGTTTTGTCTCTGCTGGAGCCGGACCCATCGAAGAGGCTGAGTGTGAAAGCAGCACTTGAGGAGAGCTGGCTTAATGAGGGCTACACCAAGAGACCCCTACACACAGTGGTCTATAAGAACAG ACTGCATCCGGAAGATCTCAACTCAGCTGTGTTAAACTACATGACTGAGGATCTTGGCTATGGCATCTCAGacatcatacacacagtcaTCAACAACAAACCCTCTACCATCTTAGCTACCTACCAACTCTTGCTAAAAAAACTGAGCAGGCATCAGAAAGGATCCAAGTCCATTAAg AAGTTGGAATCCAGTGAGTGGAACCTTCGAAATAAGCCTGGGTGGAATGAGAGGAGCAACACATCAGAGAGGAGTCAGCAACAG AAGACTCAGAGTGAGACTAGCAATGAGAGGAGCCAGAGGCAGTCAAGTAAGACACAGAAGATCCCATCACAAGACAGAGATTCCCTGAGGAGGCCAGAGGAGGTGATCACACAGAAGCAGTCAAGCTCAGAGCAAAGAGCATCTACCCCTACCAATCAGCCCACAGACGTCTTTAACAGCAATGACACTGCAATCAACATGGAGACAAGAGAAAGCCTGTTTCCTGAAG TCCCAGTGCTCGGTGAGAGGGAAGTGGTTCATGCGTTACCCCTCAAATGCCCCTGCAAGGTAGGAAGCAGCTCAAAGCTATGTAACTGCACTTCTTGTGATGCTCCAATAATTTTGGAAAGTAAAAAAGACTCCAGCAAAGCACCGCCTAAAGATCATGACCTGAGACCAATACATTCTGAGAATTGTTCAAGAGAGGATCCTGTACACCGGCATGACGACAAATTGGAAAAGATACAGATGTTCTACTCTGAAAAAGCAGTATCACCCAGAATGCATCTAGACAGTAAAGCAGGCCAGCGTTTTAAAGACCTCCTACTGGCCATTGAGGAAAAGACCCATACTGCCCGTCACCTGAGCACAATGGAATCCGCTTTGCAAACTGCCCCATTACCGAGGTTACGTCACAGAACTATCAAAGACATCTCGCCAAGAAAAGTGGTTTGGGCGGGGCTTAAACATCACACCGGGCCATCCACAGGCTCCTCACCTTTTCTGGTAAATGGTTCAAAACCACCAGTGTTTTTGTCCCAGAGGCAGCAGGCTCTGGTCATCAAGAGTCTGAGGTACTCAAAGGAAAAGAGGAACACCGGACCAGGAGGAGGAAGGACATTGGGCATCCcagaaaacacagcaaaaacTCAGCACTTTGTGCCTTTACGGACTAGTCAGCGCAGGGACACAAACCTAAACCTACCCATGCTCCATTCCAACTTCCAGAGCAAGGAAAAGAAAACCGAAGTTCTCAGATTGGACTTTGGTTGA
- the LOC113545557 gene encoding hormonally up-regulated neu tumor-associated kinase homolog A isoform X2: MPTPVKSSLDGVTCDLGELEQVERAVPAGLGKVPRDLVRNFPHTKRVGSYLVGKMINKGSFAKVMEGMHISTGEKVAIKVIDKKKARQDAYVLKNMKREPRIHQMIRHPNIVLLLETLETENCYYMAMELCAGGDLMDRICERKRLEEREVRRYTRQILSAVDHLHTHGIVHRDLKIENFLLDEHNNIKIVDFGLSNTLKLDSLSPELLNTQCGSPAYAAPELLAHRKYGPKVDVWSVGVSMFAMMTGTLPFTVEPFNIKQLHQKMINGEISTIPSDISKGAVQFVLSLLEPDPSKRLSVKAALEESWLNEGYTKRPLHTVVYKNRLHPEDLNSAVLNYMTEDLGYGISDIIHTVINNKPSTILATYQLLLKKLSRHQKGSKSIKKLESSEWNLRNKPGWNERSNTSERSQQQTQSETSNERSQRQSSKTQKIPSQDRDSLRRPEEVITQKQSSSEQRASTPTNQPTDVFNSNDTAINMETRESLFPEVPVLGEREVVHALPLKCPCKVGSSSKLCNCTSCDAPIILESKKDSSKAPPKDHDLRPIHSENCSREDPVHRHDDKLEKIQMFYSEKAVSPRMHLDSKAGQRFKDLLLAIEEKTHTARHLSTMESALQTAPLPRLRHRTIKDISPRKVVWAGLKHHTGPSTGSSPFLVNGSKPPVFLSQRQQALVIKSLRYSKEKRNTGPGGGRTLGIPENTAKTQHFVPLRTSQRRDTNLNLPMLHSNFQSKEKKTEVLRLDFG, from the exons ATGCCCACTCCGGTCAAGTCGTCTTTAGATGGTGTGACATGTGACTTGGGGGAGCTGGAGCAGGTGGAGCGGGCAGTCCCAGCAGGTTTGGGGAAAGTGCCCAGAGACTTGGTGAGAAACTTCCCACATACTAAACGCGTGGGCAGCTACCTGGTGGGCAAAATGATCAACAAGGGCTCATTTGCTAAGGTGATGGAGGGTATGCACATCAGCACGGGTGAGAag GTGGCCATTAAAGTAATCGATAAGAAGAAGGCACGGCAAGATGCATACGTGTTGAAAAATATGAAACGTGAGCCGAGGATCCACCAGATGATCCGTCACCCCAACATCGTCCTTCTGCTGGAGACCCTGGAGACTGAGAACTGCTACTACATGGCCATGGAGCTGTGTGCCGGAGGAGACCTGATGGACAGAATCTGTGAACGCAAACGTCTGGAGGAGAGGGAGGTCCGCCGATACACACGGCAGATCCTGTCCGCTGTTGATCATTTGCATACACACGGCATAGTGCACAG GGATCTGAAAATTGAGAACTTTCTCCTGGATGAACACAACAATATTAAGATAGTGg ACTTTGGTCTCAGTAACACTCTGAAGCTAGACTCTCTCTCCCCGGAGCTGTTAAACACTCAGTGTGGAAGTCCTGCATACGCTGCCCCAGAGCTTCTTGCACACAGGAAGTATGGCCCTAAAGTGGACGTATGGTCTGT aggtgTGAGTATGTTTGCCATGATGACAGGTACTCTTCCCTTCACCGTAGAGCCATTCAACATAAAGCAACTTCATCAAAAAATGATTAATGGAGAAATCAGCACAATCCCATCTGACATTAGtaaag GGGCGGTGCAGTTTGTTTTGTCTCTGCTGGAGCCGGACCCATCGAAGAGGCTGAGTGTGAAAGCAGCACTTGAGGAGAGCTGGCTTAATGAGGGCTACACCAAGAGACCCCTACACACAGTGGTCTATAAGAACAG ACTGCATCCGGAAGATCTCAACTCAGCTGTGTTAAACTACATGACTGAGGATCTTGGCTATGGCATCTCAGacatcatacacacagtcaTCAACAACAAACCCTCTACCATCTTAGCTACCTACCAACTCTTGCTAAAAAAACTGAGCAGGCATCAGAAAGGATCCAAGTCCATTAAg AAGTTGGAATCCAGTGAGTGGAACCTTCGAAATAAGCCTGGGTGGAATGAGAGGAGCAACACATCAGAGAGGAGTCAGCAACAG ACTCAGAGTGAGACTAGCAATGAGAGGAGCCAGAGGCAGTCAAGTAAGACACAGAAGATCCCATCACAAGACAGAGATTCCCTGAGGAGGCCAGAGGAGGTGATCACACAGAAGCAGTCAAGCTCAGAGCAAAGAGCATCTACCCCTACCAATCAGCCCACAGACGTCTTTAACAGCAATGACACTGCAATCAACATGGAGACAAGAGAAAGCCTGTTTCCTGAAG TCCCAGTGCTCGGTGAGAGGGAAGTGGTTCATGCGTTACCCCTCAAATGCCCCTGCAAGGTAGGAAGCAGCTCAAAGCTATGTAACTGCACTTCTTGTGATGCTCCAATAATTTTGGAAAGTAAAAAAGACTCCAGCAAAGCACCGCCTAAAGATCATGACCTGAGACCAATACATTCTGAGAATTGTTCAAGAGAGGATCCTGTACACCGGCATGACGACAAATTGGAAAAGATACAGATGTTCTACTCTGAAAAAGCAGTATCACCCAGAATGCATCTAGACAGTAAAGCAGGCCAGCGTTTTAAAGACCTCCTACTGGCCATTGAGGAAAAGACCCATACTGCCCGTCACCTGAGCACAATGGAATCCGCTTTGCAAACTGCCCCATTACCGAGGTTACGTCACAGAACTATCAAAGACATCTCGCCAAGAAAAGTGGTTTGGGCGGGGCTTAAACATCACACCGGGCCATCCACAGGCTCCTCACCTTTTCTGGTAAATGGTTCAAAACCACCAGTGTTTTTGTCCCAGAGGCAGCAGGCTCTGGTCATCAAGAGTCTGAGGTACTCAAAGGAAAAGAGGAACACCGGACCAGGAGGAGGAAGGACATTGGGCATCCcagaaaacacagcaaaaacTCAGCACTTTGTGCCTTTACGGACTAGTCAGCGCAGGGACACAAACCTAAACCTACCCATGCTCCATTCCAACTTCCAGAGCAAGGAAAAGAAAACCGAAGTTCTCAGATTGGACTTTGGTTGA